The Moritella sp. F3 genomic sequence TTGCTGGACCTAAAGTGGTTACAATTTTAGTACGACGTAACATAATGACTCCATATGAATTATGAGATGATTGATTTTATAGTATGTAATTTAACTACATTTAACTTGATGACAGTCAGACAACGGGGTCTTGAATGGTATTAGTATGCAAAGACTTGATGACCGCTTTGTGACAAAAATAAATAACTGACAACAATAATTAAAAGTAGCAATAGTGGAAACAAAAATGGCCACATTATGTGGCCATTTTCAATTAGTCTATCTTGTTAAAGCGTGAATCTTTGATTGCCGATTTTACTTTCTTCAAGTTTTCGCGGAATTTATCACCACGGCGTAATGTGAAGCCGGTTGCGAGCACATCGACTAGTACTAATTGCGCCACACGTGATGCCATTGGCATATATACGTCGGTATCTTCCATCACATCAAGTGAAATAACTAAATTAGAATATTCCGCTAACGGTGAGTTTTGTGCTGTGATACCAATAACGATGGCATCATTTTCACGTGCTAGTTTTGCCACATCGACCATACTCTTAGTACGGCCTGTGTGTGAGAACAATACCACGACTGAATCTTCAGTACTGTTAATGACGCTCATGCGTTGCATCATGATGTCATCAAAACAAATGACGGGTACGTTGAAACGGAAAAACTTGTTTTCAGCATCACGGGCAACCGATGCGGACGCGCCTAAACCAAAGAACGAGATCTGTTTCGATTGAATCAATAGATCAACGGCTTTATTAATAACTTCTGGATCTAAGCTGTTTTTAGCTGAGTCCAAATGCGCGATTGTCGTTTCAAATATTTTCTGTGTGTAAACTTCTGGGCCATCGTTGGCTTCTACGTTTCTGTTTACGTATGGCGTACCGTTAGCCAAGCTCTGCGCTAAATGCAGTTTAAAATCAGGGTAGCCTTTGGTATCTAAACGGCGGCAAAAACGATTTACAGTCGGTTCACTTACATCTGCAACTTTAGCAAGTGTCGCAATACTTGAATGAATAGCAGATTGCGGAGATTCAAGAATAACATCAGCAACCTTTTTTTCAGACTTACTGAATATTTCTAAATTTTGGATTATTTTTTCGAGCATACTCATGATATTTCCCTGGCAAGCTCCGCAATGGGCGCATGATGAAAGTGATTAAGATAAATGCGAATCTATAGCGGCATTATAAACCTTACTGAATATTTATTACGTCAATTATGTAAAAAATATGAACTAAGTCGAACTATTATTACATTTTTTAATTATTTTTAGCATAGTTAAACGGCCTTTTGTGATTTTATTACAATGAAAACGGCCTGAATAGCACAAACATAACGCGAATGGTGCCTTTATTGGCAGAGAATATGTAGGTTTATAACTAATTATAGTCGTAATATATTTTCAATAAAGTAATAAAATTGCATCAACAATCATGTGCTATACCTACAGTAAGTCTTATTCATTAATTAGGGAGCATTTTATGATCAGTACCTTTGATATGTTTAGTATTGGGATTGGGCCATCTAGCTCGCATACTGTTGGTCCTATGCGCGCTGCATTTGATTTTTTACAACACCTTAAAGCGCTCGAAAATCGGCAATCTCTAGTCAGTATAAATGCTGCTCTGTTTGGTTCGCTAGGACAAACAGGGGTTGGTCATGGCAGCGATATTGCTGTTATTTTAGGGCTCGCAGGTCATGAACCGGATCGTATCGATTCAGAACTGGTTCCCTCCATTTTATCGACCATCGAAGCAGATCAGGGGATTCACTTAGCCGACATTGGCTTTGTACCTTTTACGCGAGCAGAGAACATCATATTACATCAACGTAAAACCTTGTCTTACCACAGCAATGCAATGACAATCACAGCATTAGGCAGTGATGATATCTTACTCAGTAAGACTTATTATTCTATTGGTGGTGGTTTTATTCTTGATCATGACCATATAGATAAACCACTAGAAGAAAATGCGCACACACCGCCTAAGTATAAATTTGATAGCGCCGAAGAATTACTGACCACCTGCCGTGCAAACGGTTTGTCGATTGCCAAGTTGATGTATGAAAATGAACGTCAATTAAATACCGATGCGGTTATCGATGAGAAGCTCTTAGAATTACACCGTATTATGGTCGATTGTATCCAACGTGGCTGTCGTAATGACGGTATCTTACCGGGTGGCTTAAATGTGCGCCGTCGTGCGCCTGGATTGTTTGAAAAGTTACAAGCTCCGGAAGCGAAGGATGATACTTTCCACGGCATGGATTTCGTTAACATGTACGCCATGGCGGTGAACGAAGAAAATGCCGCAGGCGGACGAGTAGTGACGGCGCCGACCAATGGCGCTGCAGGCATTATTCCTGCGGTAATGTATTTTTATGATCAGTTCGTGAGTCCGTTAACGGAAGACAAAATTAAAACCTATCTACTTACTTGCGCGGCAATCGGTACCTTATATAAGAAGAATGCGTCTATTTCTGGTGCTGAAGTGGGCTGTCAGGGGGAAGTCGGTGTGGCTTGCTCTATGGCTGCAGCGGGTTTGACTGCCATCAGGGGCGGCACATTAGAGCAAGTTGAGCATGCTGCTGAGATTGGTATGGAGCATAACTTGGGCTTAACGTGCGACCCTGTTGCTGGTTTAGTTCAGATCCCATGTATTGAGCGTAATGCTATTGGTGCAGTGAAAGCGATTAATGCCTCCCGTATGGCACGTATGGGCACTGGCGATCATAAAGTGTCGCTGGATCAGGTGATTAAAACCATGAAAGCCACTGGTGATGATATGAAAAATAAATATAAGGAAACGTCGAAAGGTGGTTTAGCGATTAATGTAACGGTTTGTTGAGCTAAAGGACTGTGTAGAAAATTTTTTGTAGGAATGTACTATTGTGACTGAAGGTTGTGTTATGACTTGAACGTCATGCCAAGTGTAGAGAACGAACCGCGAGTACGGCCTAACTTGTCATAAGTAATATTGTTGCGTGAGCGACTGCGGATAATGGTATCGCCTAGTCGTTTGGTATTACGTAAATTGAGTTCGATCAGCTTACCATTAACATCATTTAATTCTTGGCATTGAGTGAGTTCGGTTTCAATTTGCTGTTTTTGGGGGAGATAGGTCGACAGTAATTCTGCAGTATCGGCATGCTGGCTGATCTTGACATCAAGTTCGGCAATTTTCG encodes the following:
- a CDS encoding MurR/RpiR family transcriptional regulator, translating into MSMLEKIIQNLEIFSKSEKKVADVILESPQSAIHSSIATLAKVADVSEPTVNRFCRRLDTKGYPDFKLHLAQSLANGTPYVNRNVEANDGPEVYTQKIFETTIAHLDSAKNSLDPEVINKAVDLLIQSKQISFFGLGASASVARDAENKFFRFNVPVICFDDIMMQRMSVINSTEDSVVVLFSHTGRTKSMVDVAKLARENDAIVIGITAQNSPLAEYSNLVISLDVMEDTDVYMPMASRVAQLVLVDVLATGFTLRRGDKFRENLKKVKSAIKDSRFNKID
- a CDS encoding L-serine ammonia-lyase, with amino-acid sequence MISTFDMFSIGIGPSSSHTVGPMRAAFDFLQHLKALENRQSLVSINAALFGSLGQTGVGHGSDIAVILGLAGHEPDRIDSELVPSILSTIEADQGIHLADIGFVPFTRAENIILHQRKTLSYHSNAMTITALGSDDILLSKTYYSIGGGFILDHDHIDKPLEENAHTPPKYKFDSAEELLTTCRANGLSIAKLMYENERQLNTDAVIDEKLLELHRIMVDCIQRGCRNDGILPGGLNVRRRAPGLFEKLQAPEAKDDTFHGMDFVNMYAMAVNEENAAGGRVVTAPTNGAAGIIPAVMYFYDQFVSPLTEDKIKTYLLTCAAIGTLYKKNASISGAEVGCQGEVGVACSMAAAGLTAIRGGTLEQVEHAAEIGMEHNLGLTCDPVAGLVQIPCIERNAIGAVKAINASRMARMGTGDHKVSLDQVIKTMKATGDDMKNKYKETSKGGLAINVTVC
- a CDS encoding flagella synthesis protein FlgN, giving the protein MTIKTLPELLGLQVSYVEQLMALLTAEKSALESRDVTALEKISQDKQQQITKIAELDVKISQHADTAELLSTYLPQKQQIETELTQCQELNDVNGKLIELNLRNTKRLGDTIIRSRSRNNITYDKLGRTRGSFSTLGMTFKS